In Carassius carassius unplaced genomic scaffold, fCarCar2.1 SCAFFOLD_192, whole genome shotgun sequence, a single genomic region encodes these proteins:
- the LOC132137480 gene encoding biotin--protein ligase-like: protein MLQSPQEVGLIAIAARQTQGKGRGGNAWLSPPGCAMFTLHLQLPVNSRLGQRIPFLQHLAALAVVQSVRTLPGYEDVDLRLKWPNDIYYSNLMKLGGVLVSSTVTGQTFSLLIGCGFNVSNSNPTVCINDLVLQLNQEHGHSLDTLTPDQLIARSVTLLERYVSDFQLRGPQALMELYYSRWVHSGTRVRLWSEDGPEAEVVGLDENGFLQVRTGDQVVSVQPDGNSFDMLRNLVVTKTS from the exons ATGTTGCAGTCGCCACAGGAAGTGGGGTTAATCGCCATAGCAGCACGTCAGACACAGGGCAAAG GCCGCGGGGGGAACGCCTGGTTGAGTCCGCCGGGATGCGCCATGTTCACGCTCCACCTGCAGCTTCCTGTGAACTCACGCCTCGGACAGAGGATCCCCTTCCTGCAGCACCTCGCCGCCCTCGCCGTGGTGCAGTCTGTGCGCACGCTGCCCGGATACGAG GACGTGGACCTGCGGTTAAAGTGGCCCAATGACATCTACTACAGTAACCTGATGAAGCTCGGCGGGGTTCTGGTCAGCTCCACCGTCACGGGTCAAACCTTCAGCCTTCTGATCG GCTGTGGGTTCAACGTGAGCAACAGCAACCCGACCGTCTGCATCAACGACCTGGTGCTGCAGCTGAACCAGGAGCACGGCCACAGCCTGGACACACTGACTCCGGATCAGCTGATTGCACGATCGGTCACACTGCTGGAGCGCTACGTCTCTGACTTCCAGCTGCGCGGCCCGCAGGCTCTGATGGAGCTCTACTACAGCAGATGGGTGCACAG CGGCACACGTGTGCGTCTCTGGAGCGAGGACGGGCCCGAGGCTGAGGTGGTGGGGCTGGATGAGAACGGTTTCCTGCAGGTGAGGACAGGAGATCAGGTCGTGTCTGTGCAGCCGGACGGAAACTCCTTCGACATGCTGAGGAACCTGGTGGTGACCAAAACCAGCTGA